Proteins encoded together in one Juglans regia cultivar Chandler chromosome 9, Walnut 2.0, whole genome shotgun sequence window:
- the LOC109000291 gene encoding uncharacterized protein LOC109000291 isoform X1: MGIAGKAGDLAFMAFTAGLGVATIYLSATFSVNVYRGLAWHNAQPQKKNENVDLEVNHKDPSTSTVARRSYAAALKTGHASGVRSEGNSESGLQIMPQNQLVAMHNSLKEMETQLIKLKAAITFLSTKIDMLSAGGNRVVRNKTKIGPNPLDLDKGKRKIGFSLLPITRSKRVWLVKRKSGLFKVGSTSGINVETSVMECHSPQVTHDRLIVDIKPLVPKEIMAPSSELKENGVLPKSEGDVRPVEVVHKGSLEVKGLDVIPLERTNGVAKEVWDLNMGLASVSCVKECLESGVQLDTGSGDNVASLVSLPPIADWILPKVNEIQQFVGISHGGCEDQFKELITAIEASHALETKSSFKKSRELQRLSWAINYNAKGGSSTRGKFKGRAL; this comes from the exons ATGGGGATAGCGGGTAAGGCTGGAGATTTGGCATTCATGGCATTCACGGCGGGTCTTGGCGTCGCCACCATTTACCTATCCGCCACTTTCTCTGTCAACGTCTACAGAGGCCTTGCCTGGCACAATGCTCAACCC cagaagaagaatgagaatGTCGACTTGGAGGTGAATCATaaagacccaagtacatccACGGTGGCAAGGCGATCATATGCAGCAGCTTTGAAGACGGGTCATGCTTCGGGGGTTCGCAGTGAGGGGAACAGTGAAAGTGGTTTGCAGATCATGCCTCAGAACCAGCTTGTCGCGATGCACAATtctttaaaggagatggaaacccagCTTATCAAGTTGAAGGCAGCGATAACTTTCTTGTCTACGAAAATAGACATGCTTTCAGCTGGAGGCAACAGGGTTGTAAGAAACAAGACTAAGATAGGCCCGAATCCTTTAGACTTAGATAAAGGAAAACGGAAAATCGGATTTAGTCTTTTACCTATAACCAGATCCAAGAGAGTATGGCtggtcaaaaggaaatctgggTTATTTAAAGTGGGTTCTACATCAGGTATCAACGTAGAGACATCAGTAATGGAATGCCATTCGCCTCAGGTAACACATGATAGATTGATAGTCGATATTAAACCCTTGGTACCCAAAGAAATTATGGCTCCCTCGtcggagttgaaggaaaatggtgtacTACCGAAGTCTGAAGGAGATGTAAGACCCGTTGAAGTTGTACATAAAGGGTCACTAGAAGTGAAGGGACTTGATGTcataccattggagagaaccaatggagttgctAAGGAGGTATGGGATTTGAATATGGGTTTGGCGTCGGTGTCTTGTGTAAAGGAATGCCTAGAGTCGGGAGTGCAGCTGGATACTGGGTCTGGGGATAATGTTGCTtccctggtctctcttcctccaatagcagATTGGATtttgcctaaagttaacgagattcagcagttcgtgggaatttcacatggaggatgtgaagaccaattcaaAGAACTAATCACTGCAATTGAGGCAAGCCACGctcttgaaaccaaatcaagtttcaagaaaagcagggagctACAACGTCTctcttgggcaatcaactacaacgctaagggtggtagctcaactagagggaaatttaaagggagggcattgtga
- the LOC109000291 gene encoding uncharacterized protein LOC109000291 isoform X2: MGIAGKAGDLAFMAFTAGLGVATIYLSATFSVNVYRGLAWHNAQPKKNENVDLEVNHKDPSTSTVARRSYAAALKTGHASGVRSEGNSESGLQIMPQNQLVAMHNSLKEMETQLIKLKAAITFLSTKIDMLSAGGNRVVRNKTKIGPNPLDLDKGKRKIGFSLLPITRSKRVWLVKRKSGLFKVGSTSGINVETSVMECHSPQVTHDRLIVDIKPLVPKEIMAPSSELKENGVLPKSEGDVRPVEVVHKGSLEVKGLDVIPLERTNGVAKEVWDLNMGLASVSCVKECLESGVQLDTGSGDNVASLVSLPPIADWILPKVNEIQQFVGISHGGCEDQFKELITAIEASHALETKSSFKKSRELQRLSWAINYNAKGGSSTRGKFKGRAL, translated from the exons ATGGGGATAGCGGGTAAGGCTGGAGATTTGGCATTCATGGCATTCACGGCGGGTCTTGGCGTCGCCACCATTTACCTATCCGCCACTTTCTCTGTCAACGTCTACAGAGGCCTTGCCTGGCACAATGCTCAACCC aagaagaatgagaatGTCGACTTGGAGGTGAATCATaaagacccaagtacatccACGGTGGCAAGGCGATCATATGCAGCAGCTTTGAAGACGGGTCATGCTTCGGGGGTTCGCAGTGAGGGGAACAGTGAAAGTGGTTTGCAGATCATGCCTCAGAACCAGCTTGTCGCGATGCACAATtctttaaaggagatggaaacccagCTTATCAAGTTGAAGGCAGCGATAACTTTCTTGTCTACGAAAATAGACATGCTTTCAGCTGGAGGCAACAGGGTTGTAAGAAACAAGACTAAGATAGGCCCGAATCCTTTAGACTTAGATAAAGGAAAACGGAAAATCGGATTTAGTCTTTTACCTATAACCAGATCCAAGAGAGTATGGCtggtcaaaaggaaatctgggTTATTTAAAGTGGGTTCTACATCAGGTATCAACGTAGAGACATCAGTAATGGAATGCCATTCGCCTCAGGTAACACATGATAGATTGATAGTCGATATTAAACCCTTGGTACCCAAAGAAATTATGGCTCCCTCGtcggagttgaaggaaaatggtgtacTACCGAAGTCTGAAGGAGATGTAAGACCCGTTGAAGTTGTACATAAAGGGTCACTAGAAGTGAAGGGACTTGATGTcataccattggagagaaccaatggagttgctAAGGAGGTATGGGATTTGAATATGGGTTTGGCGTCGGTGTCTTGTGTAAAGGAATGCCTAGAGTCGGGAGTGCAGCTGGATACTGGGTCTGGGGATAATGTTGCTtccctggtctctcttcctccaatagcagATTGGATtttgcctaaagttaacgagattcagcagttcgtgggaatttcacatggaggatgtgaagaccaattcaaAGAACTAATCACTGCAATTGAGGCAAGCCACGctcttgaaaccaaatcaagtttcaagaaaagcagggagctACAACGTCTctcttgggcaatcaactacaacgctaagggtggtagctcaactagagggaaatttaaagggagggcattgtga
- the LOC109000292 gene encoding uncharacterized protein LOC109000292 isoform X1, translating into MVSDSITTASIPPAQNARDFGKKKRAHRSAKLKQCKLDARREQWLSQSKNKGCKDENNGGVQRLNGGNRSLEDLEMNSRGEEMDGSIRQYSDLDSPSNSPISEIGSVLGAADSGTNFTGSSSSGSSSSGGSCSGCITEDEEGGGEDDGCLDDWEAVADALAADEDCKGQSQNPCSESPPQGDSVGQVVSPSQVTDNSMGLGGGIPKPECPKTVPGAWGNSRAWRPDDAFRPESLPNLSKQQSLPNPHRHYSGGIAWACNSAVPAPSSCPVCYEDLDFTDSSFLPCLCGFRLCLFCHKRIIEEDGRCPGCRKPYENPVEVEASVNEGSLTFRLARSCSMITRS; encoded by the exons ATGGTTTCCGACTCGATCACTACCGCTTCGATTCCACCAGCCCAAAACGCCAGGGATTTTGGCAAGAAGAAAAGG GCCCACAGGTCAGCCAAATTGAAGCAGTGCAAGCTCGACGCTCGTCGCGAGCAATGGCTTTCTCAAT CAAAGAACAAGGGATGCAAGGATGAAAACAACGGCGGCGTTCAGCGCCTCAATGGGGGCAACCGGTCGTTGGaggatttagagatgaattcCAGAGGCGAAGAGATGGATGGATCGATTCGTCAATACAGCGATTTGGATTCGCCGTCGAACAGTCCCATCAGCGAGATTGGTAGCGTATTAGGCGCTGCCGACTCGGGAACAAACTTCACTGGCAGTAGCAGCAGTGGCAGCAGTAGCAGTGGTGGTAGCTGTTCCGGGTGCATTACAGAAGATGAGGAAGGAGGAGGGGAAGATGATGGGTGTTTGGACGATTGGGAGGCCGTGGCAGATGCTTTAGCGGCTGACGAGGACTGCAAGGGCCAAAGCCAAAACCCGTGTTCCGAATCTCCTCCTCAGGGGGACTCCGTTGGTCAAGTGGTTTCTCCCAGCCAAGTGACGGATAACAGCATGGGCTTAGGAGGGGGGATTCCGAAGCCGGAGTGTCCGAAAACGGTTCCTGGGGCATGGGGGAACAGCCGGGCATGGAGGCCTGACGATGCATTTCGACCTGAGAGTTTGCCCAATTTGTCTAAGCAGCAAAGCTTGCCTAATCCGCACCGGCATTATAGCGGAGGGATCGCGTGGGCTTGTAACAGTGCGGTGCCTGCACCGTCTTCGTGTCCTGTATGCTATGAGGATTTGGATTTCACGGACTCGAGCTTTTTACCTTGCTTGTGCGGGTTTCGGCTCTGCCTTTTCTGCCACAAGAGGATTATTGAGGAGGATGGTCGCTGCCCTGGCTGCAGGAAGCCGTATGAGAATCCTGTCGAAGTGGAGGCAAGTGTTAATGAGGGCAGTCTGACATTCCGGCTGGCTCGTTCTTGCAGCATGATCACAAGGTCTTAG
- the LOC109000292 gene encoding uncharacterized protein LOC109000292 isoform X2, translated as MAFSITAKNKGCKDENNGGVQRLNGGNRSLEDLEMNSRGEEMDGSIRQYSDLDSPSNSPISEIGSVLGAADSGTNFTGSSSSGSSSSGGSCSGCITEDEEGGGEDDGCLDDWEAVADALAADEDCKGQSQNPCSESPPQGDSVGQVVSPSQVTDNSMGLGGGIPKPECPKTVPGAWGNSRAWRPDDAFRPESLPNLSKQQSLPNPHRHYSGGIAWACNSAVPAPSSCPVCYEDLDFTDSSFLPCLCGFRLCLFCHKRIIEEDGRCPGCRKPYENPVEVEASVNEGSLTFRLARSCSMITRS; from the exons ATGGCTTTCTCAAT TACAGCAAAGAACAAGGGATGCAAGGATGAAAACAACGGCGGCGTTCAGCGCCTCAATGGGGGCAACCGGTCGTTGGaggatttagagatgaattcCAGAGGCGAAGAGATGGATGGATCGATTCGTCAATACAGCGATTTGGATTCGCCGTCGAACAGTCCCATCAGCGAGATTGGTAGCGTATTAGGCGCTGCCGACTCGGGAACAAACTTCACTGGCAGTAGCAGCAGTGGCAGCAGTAGCAGTGGTGGTAGCTGTTCCGGGTGCATTACAGAAGATGAGGAAGGAGGAGGGGAAGATGATGGGTGTTTGGACGATTGGGAGGCCGTGGCAGATGCTTTAGCGGCTGACGAGGACTGCAAGGGCCAAAGCCAAAACCCGTGTTCCGAATCTCCTCCTCAGGGGGACTCCGTTGGTCAAGTGGTTTCTCCCAGCCAAGTGACGGATAACAGCATGGGCTTAGGAGGGGGGATTCCGAAGCCGGAGTGTCCGAAAACGGTTCCTGGGGCATGGGGGAACAGCCGGGCATGGAGGCCTGACGATGCATTTCGACCTGAGAGTTTGCCCAATTTGTCTAAGCAGCAAAGCTTGCCTAATCCGCACCGGCATTATAGCGGAGGGATCGCGTGGGCTTGTAACAGTGCGGTGCCTGCACCGTCTTCGTGTCCTGTATGCTATGAGGATTTGGATTTCACGGACTCGAGCTTTTTACCTTGCTTGTGCGGGTTTCGGCTCTGCCTTTTCTGCCACAAGAGGATTATTGAGGAGGATGGTCGCTGCCCTGGCTGCAGGAAGCCGTATGAGAATCCTGTCGAAGTGGAGGCAAGTGTTAATGAGGGCAGTCTGACATTCCGGCTGGCTCGTTCTTGCAGCATGATCACAAGGTCTTAG